In Lolium rigidum isolate FL_2022 chromosome 3, APGP_CSIRO_Lrig_0.1, whole genome shotgun sequence, the genomic window CCGTCCGTCTCCGCCGGCGGGGACAAGGACGACTTGCTGGAGCCCAGCTCCGTGTGCCTCGACGGCATGGTCCGCAGCTTCCTCGAGGACGGCGGCGCCGTGGTCCCCGGCGAgcgggccgccgccgcgcgctgctgcaactgctTCAACGGCGGCGacgcctccgacgacgacgacgggcccgccgccgccgaggcctccGCCCTCTCCGACGCCGCCGAGACCATCAAGGTACCATCCCCTGCATCCCACCGCTTCCATAATCACTACTAAATTCTGATATCGCCGGCCTGCCTGCCCGCCGCTTGCCGGTGGCGACAAATTATTAAGCCAGAAACACGAACTGATCCTGTCCCCTGTTCCATTTCTCCCTCCAGGGCCTGGTCCACTGCGCGAGCCTCCGCGAGCGCAAcctcctcgccgacgtctccacgCTGGTGGAGCGCCACCGCGCGGCGGGGGCGCGCAAGCGGGACCTGCTCCGCCTGCTCGCGGCCTCCCTCGTCGCCACGGGCCACGACGCCGCGCTGTGCCTCTCCCGCTGGGACAAGTCCTCGTCGCACCCGGCCGGCGAGCACGCGTACGTGGACGTGCTCCTCCCGGCCGGCTCCGAGCGCGGCGACCGGGAGCGCGTGATCGTGGACGTCGACTTCCGGTCCCAGTTCGAGGTCGCGCGCCCCACCAAGGCGTACCGGGCCGTGCTGCAGCGGCTCCCGTCGGTGTTCGTCGGCCGGGAGGACCGCCTGCGCCTCCTGGTGGCGGccgccgcggactcggcgcgcGCCAGCCTCAAGAAGCGCGGCCTGCACCTGCCGCCGTGGCGCAAGCCCGAGTACATGCGCGCCAAGTGGCTCTCCCCCTACGAGCGCGAggttcccccgccgccgccgcctcctgctccGGAGGCCTCCGCCGCTGCCTGTGAGCTCGCCGACGCCGGCGAGGGAGGCGCAGATGGACACACTGTTTAATTGAGGACCTGTCTTTGGTCGATTTTTTTTTCTTGCCTCGATCGGGAACTCGCAGCTCGGTTCTCAGGGACTGGAACTGGATGCAAttgttttttatttcttttccctTCTTCTCTCTTTGATTTTTGACCCTTGTGATGGGTTAACGGAGTAGTAATTTCTTGTACGTAGTAAGTACCGGGAGGAATGAATGAgcaagaaataaataaataaaaattgtaGCGTTAGCTCAAAGAGGAACTGAGAGATGATCGATCATTCACCACAATGTTTGGTTTGGTTTCCTTGGTGCCCGCAGTGGAGCAATGACGACGCTGTAAGATTGCAACTTAATAATTACACAAATACAAATATAGCTCCTTGCATGAAAATTGGAGTGAAATCAATTGGTAACCGACCTACTACTAGTACAATTTCAAATTTGGAATGCATTCAGTGGCGAACTGAACTGACGCGAGTAATTTTGTCTCCTTTCTTGCTAGTAACCAACCGGTTTGCAAGTTTCTTTTGTCACGCTCACGCCGGGTGGCGTGCAGGGCAACTGGGTGGAGGTTGCCTGTTTCCGCAGAACAAGATGCCCTGAAACTGCACTGACAATGCTTTCCATTCCCTGATCTGAAATCCTGGACACGGAACCAAATGCGCTAGTTGAGATAGTGATATTCCACGGTAGAAATATGTACTATAATACGGAGTACTCCAGTTCTACTATCACTGCTAGTCTACCAGGGACTAGAGACAGCCAAATTCCACACTCGATGACGTGAGCTTGAGCAGCTGGCTTGCCCAGGGATTACTATAGTAAACAACTATCTGGAATATTTTAAGCGAGGTCGCTGCCCGGCGCAAGGGACGTTCAGGTGACGCAATAGCAAAGCGGATACAAAATGTTTATCTGCATCGGTATACGCGTTCCTTCCCCATAAACAAATACGCGTAATCCCGAATCTGGATGAGTGTGTAAGATTAATCTGGACAGGTCAGAGGGGGCCACTGTAGATCTATTCAGCGCCACCGGATCCTCTGCGATTTCTTGCTTACGAGTATACGCTTCCTCATCGTAATAGTTCCAGGTTGATGATTGGGGAAGGACACGGTGAGCAGTAATCAATCCTTCTCTTGCTCGCTTTCGTCCCGGTGTGTTAGCAGCACACCATAAAAACCAAGGATATaactaaaagaaaaaaaatgctaaGTCAGCAGCAAAGACATATCcaaaagcaaagaaaaagagaaataaaatggaaactaagGCGGATCGATTAATTGACAATGGCCGCGACCGCAGCGCCCTCCAAAGATGTTCCACATCACTCATCGTAGCAGCGAAGAGTCAAGTACGATGCAGCACCTTCAAGAAAGGAGGGGAAGAGTCACGTACGAAACAACACCTTCAAGAAAGGAGGCAACGACGACGCGTTGTTGCCCGGACGAGCGCACTGGTCCTAGGGTTGCCCCTGGCACACCGAACAAAATGGAGCAGGGTAGCCACGACGACCTCCGGAAAGGAATGGTGTCACCCGAAAGCAGCATCTCATCGATTTCGCACGAGAAGACAAGGGTTTCTCCCGAAAATCCACACCCACAACCCTTGGACGATTCGTTGCAAAGGATACTTGCGGGGTCGAAGCCTCACCACCACCGAACTTGCAACCCAACAACACGTGCCACCATGGTCAAGTAGACACCATCGCCATCTCCTAGTTGCAACCGTCACGAGGCCTGCAAGACGGTGTCAAAAGGCATAGCTTGAATCGGGCATGCCTCTTCCAGATGGGGCCCATAGGGTCCAGAGGATGGGCGAGCGGGTGCCGCCCCGCCACCTCTGTGTTGCCCCGCCACGAGCCGTTGAGCTCCGCTCCACACCACTGTGCCCCCGAGCTCTTTTCAGCTTCCTAGAGAGCTTAATTGCAAAATTATGCCTATGCTAAAAAAAACTTGAATTTTAAAGCTGGGCTAGCTTATGAGCCACTATCCTTCCCGCAGCTTGCTAAGCTTCTTCATTTACATAAAATCTTATTTAAGCGAATCTTTATTTGAGCGGTGTTGCCACTCCACCGTCCAACTGGTATGTAAGAAAAAATGATTCGTTCTTGTTCCCATCCCATAGCGACCGATGTCGACCCTCGCCAGAGCTTGCCCAGAATCACCGCCTAGCCCCTCGACGGAGATCTTCAGCGTCACCGAAGCCGCACTATCTAATTAGGGTCGTTGTATCATAGTAGCGGCATTATAGTTGTTTCACTACCAAAGTAGGTttggatgaggaggcagcctcctcttcaggAAATCGGATCTTAAGCCTTAAAAGTATTATTTTGGTGAGGGGAaaagatacatagtgtcatatttatgatgttctttcttttttttcttactAAAATTGTAGCTTTCATTGAAGAGATAAAATTCACGATGTTACTTCTGATAATTGTTCACATTAAGCAACTAAGCTAGTTATGTATATCatcattgctcatgccctaagtTTAAGCTGTTTCTGCTTCAAACGAAGAGAACTGGGTCTTAGTGGTGATGGTTAGTGGCGATGGAGTGAAAAGGTGTACTGGTTGCACGGCTCACGCGTCGTCATCGCGGGCTCGATGTCGTCCCGGCCGGTGCCGTATGTGTGCCGTGTGCGTTCATGCACGTCGTGTACTATCACTAGAGGCTGAGTAGCAGGCGAGCGtgaccggccggccggccacctgCAGCTAGCGTACGTCTTTGGCTGCATGGACCGACCCGTCTACGGGTGGTACCGCGCCTGGCTCATGTCGTACCGTACGTACGCATCCAGTGGGATTGGGTTTTTCGAAAACTTGAGATTTCAACATCGAATTTGAAACCACGAATATGAAATACTAGCTCGCAGCTTTGTGAATCGGGTACTGTAGCTTTGGATGATGCCGGCTTCCACTGTGGATCGACAGGTTCGTTCGATCCTCTTTTCCAGCCTCCACTACTACTAGTGACTGACTGACGCCGGCTTTGTTTATTGGTGTGCGCCCCGCTGCCCATCACACCATCATTGCTGCCCTTTTGGCCTTTTCCCTCTCCTCTCCGGGACGCAAAAGCGGCCAGGCTAGGAACAAGACAACACACCTCCCCTCACCTTTATTTCGCCATATTTTTTTCGGTTTCTGATGGGGAAAACGAGACAGCCGTTTCCTTTCTTTCCCTTGTTTTGGATACTAGCATCGGACCTCGCTTGATGCTGCATCAACCGCCGTCGGTCTCGGTCGGTCTTATGATAAACGGCTCTTTGGCAATACCGTGTGGATCCTTCTCGGCAGCGACCCAGGCCCAGCCATTTCTCCCAAATTTTACTTCTGCCGACCGTTGGCTACGTCTCTCGTGCTGCCGCCATCGCCAAAGCCACCGCCCACAATTCAGCGAGCCGGAAGCTCGAGAGCATGTACCAAGCAACGTGCCAGAACGACAAAGACACCTCCAACAAGTCGATCTTGGCACTGCGATGTGAGTCCCCCCTCCCGCCCCCATTGCACCTGAAATATAAGGATTTAAGGTTCATGGTTTGAATTTAGGATTTCCTAAGCATTTGCGCGTAGCTTAGGATTTGTGGCTATTTCCGCCGTCGACTGTCTTGCAGGTCCGAGGAAGGTAGGCGAAGACACGCGTCCGGACCACGTTGTATTAGAAGAGACGTAGTTCCAGCCCAAATTTTCACCGCGAGTAGGTCATCGCGAACACGCTGAACCATTTGCGTTGACCCACTAAGCTAGTGTTTTGTTCTCAAAGTGTGAGCGCGGACAGTGCCGTTCGGCCCTGAAGATACCTTTAGATTAAGCCTTCTCCAATGCTTATTTCTTAGCGCGGTATCATAGGCAAAGTGATGATGTGACATCATAATAAATGATGTAAGAGATTGTTGTTGTATCTTAGCTAAGATACAACACTTACAAACGATGCATTGTGGTAGTTGTTTTTattaaggctgctcatagtggggagtaacttagactagtaacatatgccatgttactagtctaggttactagttACCTATGATAACATGCTAAGAAATGATGCATTGTGAAAGGTTTTAGTGGTGCTAGCTTAACAGCCACCCTATACATGGCCCAAAGTGGAAGGCTACGGGGAAGCCAGAGTCGACCGTATTGCCCATGCCTGTGCTCGCATCATCATCATAACTCCACACAGTGTACGTGTAGATCGATGCTCGAAGAAGAAAGAGGGAAACCGATTGAAACGGTGCAGGCATGCTTGCCTTGCTTGATCCATGCAATGACTGCGTGTGCGCGTGGCGGTCCGTCCCTTGGCAGGGGCGCAACAACGAGCTAGCCTGCGGAGCGAGTGAATGCGGTGCTTTCCCCTTTCGGGGCGCACCGCCGGCTGCGCCGCCCGTAAATGGTCGCCGTCTGCGTGGCCGCTACTCGCTACATCCTCTCCGTACATGTGACATGCATGAGCTCCAGCTCCACTGTGCGCGCTGATGAGTGATGACGAGAACTCCGGCCCGGAGAAAAGTCGCCGGGATTGTTATGCGAATTATTACCATGGCTGTTGGACCGGCCGTTGATCGATAGGCGGTACGTGCAGTATTACGTACCAAGGGATGGTACATGGAGTACCCTGCATACTTGCAAGTGCCCACAAGATGCTTGGTGCACGGTGCATCTGCAGGTGAAAAACATCTTTCAAGTGCCCACGAGATAAGCTGTAAGTACGTACGTACGTAGCCACTGCGTGCGTGCCCGTGGGATGAACAGGAGAAATTTGTATGGACGTAAGTACGTACGTATGTCCCGGGAGACATGGACAATGAAAGCAAATACTTTGAATCAAACCATTAATTCGTACATCATCGATATTGAAACTAGCCAAGGTTTCCAAAGTTCAAACTGTTAAGAGCTAGGCTACGTATTTTAACAATGGAGATTACATGCTCGTGCAGGTGAGATAAACACTAGCATCTGACCCACAAAATGTATACCGGCGGATAGGCAACAATATTGGTACAATTTTAACGGAAATCCACTTTTGAACTTCGAGCTTATGCTCATGCTATTCAAGAAAACATTTTTAAATGTCAAAAGAAACTGAACAAAATTTTACCACTTATATGCCAACATTATATGTGGGCATGCCAAGTTTCGCGAAAAATTAACATTTTTTGTACCTTGTGCAAGAAAAGATAAAGAAATGCCCTGTGAAAAGCTTTTTTAAGCACCaagtttgtcttttttgcacatgcCACCAAAAATGTTGGTTTTCCACGAAACGATTTTATGAGCACGTATATGTATTGTCGAGATGTACGCATCGATTTTTTGTttggaattttttaacattttgaactaCATTTAAAAGTCATTTCAAAAACTGGGAGCACATGCTCTCGGGTGCAAAAACACCTCGTCTTAATATCTACATAGGTCATGTTTCAAATGCATAAAGACTATAAATAGAACAACACACATCAGAGAACCAACCTTTGCTTTGATAGTTAGGAGGGGAGTTGTACTCCAATCCAATAGGGGTCAAATCCCATGATTGACATTTTGGTGTCTTATGAAGGTGGATTATTCTTTCACTTGGAGCCGACGTTCCCTTCGATTGTGAGTCGTTTGTGGTAACTTCGCCAATTTTAAGACCCACCAGATCAAAAAATTTAGATTCAATCTTTCAGAGGTGATCATAGAAATAGAGTGTGTGTGCATGCATCATATGGGTAATTTTATATTCCTATTTATGAGAGTCTGCGTCTATGCTATGTTTCACAACAAAACGCAAACAGAAATGATATGTATCCTATAGGAAACAAAAACCATATCAAAACCTCAAAAATGTTGTTTGGATGTCACACGTGACAAAACGGAAAAATAGTGGAGCACTCCATCCTCTGGCTGACCATGCTGGATTTAGCCTACTCAGTGGAGGGTGGGGTCCATTCCCCGACAAGGATGGGGACGTTCTTTAGGCATGTTCGAGGCTAGCGGTCTACGAAACAATTTACCTGTGCGAGAATGTCCCAGTTATGCCCTTATTTGTAAAGATGCAATTCTCTCTTCTTGTGACGGGCATCTTGGTGTACCTATTTTGTCCTATACTCTTGTGTGGATGAAATTATTACTAGCGAGGGTTCTTAGGTCGCCTCGGGGTTGTAATCTATGTGTAACAACCATCGATGTTGCCCTCTTTGTTATTCACCCACGCTTCAAAATGTGGTTATGTTGGCCTATTCTTAGGCTTATTAGTTATATTCTTTCTACCAGTTCATCGAGGAGCCAACTTTGCATTTTTTTGCAAAGTAAAATGCAGAAATTAAAGTACTCCACTATTTTTCTCCAAATTATCTGCGGGATGGCCCATTTCATGGAAATTACAAAGAAAATTATGACATCATTCCTTATCCGTGATGGATGCCATAGGAATTCTATCATAAGATTCTTATGGTTTTCCTTTGTTGCCAACACAAATAAGGGTGTCATTTTTTCAAGTGTACCCTTGATTCAAAGGAATTACGTAtgaattttagttgtagatacatccacttTAGTGGTAAGTAatatggatcgaagggagtactTTAATTTTCTCATATTTGTGCAAATTGTATAAGGTCATAATATTTTACGGAATTTGCACGAATGTGCTCCAACTCAAGACAGTTCAAGAGAAAAGGGCCGGGTGAGtgacttttttttcctttttttttgaaaacttagaTATATGATCAACTGAAAAAAGAAAATCAGAGGTTCCCCACTAACAGGCACACACCGCAACGTTTAGCAACTgatgttgctttttttttttgttgctgcCATAGAGgatttgcaacaaaaaaaagtaTCGAAGGCAGGATCATATGTACCTAGGTCCATTCTAGCATTTTACTACTCCCAAACTAACAAATTTAGAGACCAACGTTTAGCTACTAGTGTTGCTGCCATAGAGGATCAGATGTTTCCATTATTCCTGACAGCTAAAGAGAAAAGAACAGCCTACTTCTCTGAATCCGGTGGTTCTTAAATTCTGCAACAGACTACGCTAGGTCCTTCAATCTACATCGCGGATAAAATAGTGCATAAAAAAGTCATGGCTCTTTCTCCCGGCTCCATTTGGCTTGCATTCTTACATTTTATAACATGTCCTTTTCTTGGACAGGGTCCTACAACCTTGTGATTGAGTGATACGTGACAGTATTCTGTTTTGCGAGATGGAGACAGTAATTGATGGTACGCTTATCCACACAAATATTTTTCTCGAGACCACGCACTGTTTTACTTCGATTTTTATTTATATGCACAGATATCGCAGTTTCTTCCTGCACGTAACTGCTAACTGTACACATATTTTTGTTGTCCGAGTCCAGCTTTGGAGTACGTACGTAGTGTGCGTCGTGGGGTCTAGTTGTTCTTTTCAGAGTAGACATATTCACTGTTCAAAAAACTACTCCCTGGCGTGGTAGTGGCGACACCTCCTTGATCTGGAGGTGCATTCCTGCACAAACTTGGCAACGATTTCAAAGCTACCACGAATATGTCATCGGCCAGGACCACTGAAAATACACATGTAATACACCAGTGTAGGTATGGCGTATGAATTAGTCCAACCATACGCATCAATACAAAATGAGATGTTTGGTGCAAGGAGGACCACTTGCATTTTCTTTATTTCTAACCAGTATACGTACCACCAAACCGATGGCTGATTGGTCTACAAAAAATATATCCATCGGCACGGTCGAAGAAGACGGTGTGACCGTGTAACAATCTCTATCGGTGTGCCGACCGATCGAGCTGTGCATCCACGCTGACAGCGCCTCTTGCACGCTAGCATCTGGAAATCTGGGTTCAAACGCGCGCTGTCTAGCTGTGTATGCTAAGTTGCTAACGTGCATTTTGTCTCTTCAGTTCCTTGTAATGTTTTGTATCATGAGAAACCATGTTGCATATAGGATGACAGTGCCATGTTTTTCATGGAAGCCCATTTCTGGAATCGGATTTGGATCTGGTTTCTGTTACAATATGCATGGTGCCACACAAGGGATAGGAACAGGTAATAAACTTATGGGATCCAACAAATGCATTCGCAGTTGATGCATGATACTCCACCCTGCTGCTAAATAAACTAGCTAGTGGCACTACTTGCACACTCTACGGGTTAAACAAACGATACTAGAATAGCAGTTAAGCAAGACTTCAGTACTTGTTCAACATGGATGACAGCGCAGGATTGGACAGTCATCATCTTTGGAGTTAATACCGTTTGATATTGATTTCGCGTATCTAGCCTTCGCTGCTTTGCTTTTGCACTATAGATGTTGAGCGGcgcttctgctccggtgctcctcccctaGAAAAAAATATGGGCGCGTAAAATACAATAACGGTGGAGATCTTTCCATAGATGTTCGTAAGAGGGTTCACAATCGTAATTTTGAGTGTAGGTCCACCGTCTGTACAACCATGTACAGACCCGTATGGTCCGcgttgtgttgtacctcgttttATACGTATCTACGATCACGTGGGTGTGCCGAAATAGAAAAATGCTATAAAGATCTTGCTCATGTGATCTCTTCTTTTTCCTTACGCGACGTATACATATCGTATCAATATAGACAGGTATACATGGACTAGATATGAATTTCGGCAGATCCAACATAGAAAAAAATATCAACTATGATCCTTCAACTTAGTTTAGGGGAGCACCGGAGTAGCCCTCGTTGAGCGGATGTATACATCTTTGTTATGCAAAGATCTGTATAATGCACAAATTTTAAGTAGTAAAACGTCTTTATCGAAAACAAAGAGTCATGCGAGACTTGCTGTGTGCAGTGACCTGCCCCCTACGTACATGATCCTTTGTGATTGGATAAGCAGGAATCACTCGCTCGCTCGTAAAACAATGTTAGTTTAGGACGGGCTGTTGTGCAATCGAGTAGCTCATTGAAAAAGGAGCGAGGAGGCCATAGTTTAGTTTGGCAGCTTGCGTCGGACGCACACAAGAAACTGAAGAAAGCTCGATCGATTGCCTCGAGACTTGAAACTATTGCATCATCATCACGCGCTCACGTCTACCGCCTACTTCAATCCAGCGCCTACATGCAATACTTCTAGCCCTAGATATTCTACTGTAACTAAATATTCCAACTCGTCTATAATCAACTGCTTAATTCGGCGCAGTCTCGTGCAGGCCGGAAAGGACAAATCCCTCGATCGAGCGGGTTAAGTGAGCGGATTTAACAAACCATTTTGTTCAACGAATCTCACCTTGATCTCATGCTCAGCTGGTCCTGCACTGCCCGGCCTGGTGGGGTGTTGCTTGCGCGACAGAAACGGCGGCACAGTCTTGATCCCTTAATTCCCGGGTAACCTTGGATCTGCTCTCTTTTCTCGGTAAGCTAATTTGGATCTACGTGCGCTAGCAGCAGCAACAATGGTGTTGGCCTTGTTCTACTTTTCGGTGACTTCATTATTTGTTTTGTAAGTACCTACTACTCTGTCCATCAAAAAATGTTTCAACTATTTTTGAAGTCATTGTTTCTGAGCATAAACTTTTTCTAGGGTAAGACCTAAGATCTCTGATTGAGCGACGATGATGTTTGTGCATTATTTTCTTCGTAGAGGTGTTGCTTTAGGAGAATGTGCACCTCTATTGTTGTCTATTCGGTGGTTTGCGCTACAGCCACACGGTACTAACACCGTGGTGGAATCTTTTTTATTAATTTTTTAGCTATGTTTATTTGTATTGTCTTTTAAAAAATTTGGTTGAGGTTGGTAGATATACTCACTGGTTTCCGAGCTCAATCTGGATTAGCTCACTCCGGGTGCGTGCAGCGTAATTGACAATGCTACAAATTAGAGATAGCTGAAATTCCATGCTCGACGACTTCGGCTGGAGCTGCTACGCGTCTCCAGCTCAAGGATTAAGGGCTCCTTTGTTTCATAGGAACTGTCTAAGAATAATATAAGATTTAGATCtatgggatttttttctaccctaCTTGTCCGATTTAtatgaacatatcctataggaaataaTCGTATAGAAATCTTGTAGTGAAAATTCtgcaggaaaaaaaaaacaaccaAAAAGAACACATCTTTCTATATGATTTACCAGCATGACATACGAATCCTATGTTTTtctcatttatataatttttCCTATCCTATAAATCATAAAAGGCCTAAAAACTTTCTAGAGTATTTTAGGCGATCTCGCTACCCAGTTCAAGGGAGGCTCAGGTGACACAATAGCAAAGCAGATATGATCATAGGGAGTACTAGAAAATGTCTTGGTACACGTGTTCCTTCCCCTGTTGTTTAATCCATGGCGATAAGCAATGCGCGTAACCCGAATCTGGATGAGTTTATACAGTGAAGATTAATctgggtactccggacatgtcagacttCAGAGGTGGACCTGTAGATCTATTCAGCGTCC contains:
- the LOC124695882 gene encoding uncharacterized protein LOC124695882, which produces MKAAAATAQIDPSPSPSPAALAKSRLKRLFERQVLRVSPAERLPSVSAGGDKDDLLEPSSVCLDGMVRSFLEDGGAVVPGERAAAARCCNCFNGGDASDDDDGPAAAEASALSDAAETIKGLVHCASLRERNLLADVSTLVERHRAAGARKRDLLRLLAASLVATGHDAALCLSRWDKSSSHPAGEHAYVDVLLPAGSERGDRERVIVDVDFRSQFEVARPTKAYRAVLQRLPSVFVGREDRLRLLVAAAADSARASLKKRGLHLPPWRKPEYMRAKWLSPYEREVPPPPPPPAPEASAAACELADAGEGGADGHTV